One Halobaculum sp. CBA1158 DNA segment encodes these proteins:
- a CDS encoding recombinase RecA, producing the protein MYDVEPLGSEIEPGSNVLVTGPPLSGKRELALDVLAEGTRNGEGAIMVTTKDSADRLLKQFEKRVSYEGRPVAVVDTVTRQQGVSDVRESDRIKYTSSPVDMTGIGIKLSEFLEAFYKDRGIKRNRVMVHSLSTLLMYSDLQTVFRFLHVFTGRIQSVEGLGLYCIDSTAHDDQTMNTLKQLFDGIIETQEDGEPTVRLANA; encoded by the coding sequence ATGTATGATGTCGAACCGCTCGGGAGCGAGATCGAACCCGGGTCGAACGTTCTCGTCACCGGACCGCCCCTGAGCGGCAAGCGCGAACTCGCGCTCGACGTGCTCGCGGAAGGGACCCGAAACGGCGAGGGGGCGATCATGGTGACGACCAAAGACTCCGCCGACCGACTGCTCAAGCAGTTCGAAAAGCGGGTCTCCTACGAGGGTCGCCCCGTCGCCGTCGTCGACACCGTCACCCGCCAGCAGGGCGTGAGCGACGTGCGTGAAAGCGACCGGATCAAGTACACCTCCTCGCCGGTCGACATGACGGGGATCGGGATCAAGCTCTCGGAGTTCCTGGAGGCGTTCTACAAGGACCGCGGGATCAAGCGCAACCGCGTGATGGTCCACTCGCTGTCCACCCTCCTCATGTACTCGGACCTGCAGACGGTGTTCCGGTTCCTCCACGTGTTCACCGGCCGGATCCAGAGCGTCGAGGGGCTCGGGCTGTACTGCATCGACTCGACGGCCCACGACGATCAGACGATGAACACGCTGAAACAGCTGTTCGACGGCATCATCGAGACGCAGGAGGACGGCGAGCCGACGGTTCGGCTGGCGAACGCGTAG
- a CDS encoding CoA-binding protein — translation MPVTDDDGLRELLSMDPVAVVGCSSTPGKAAHDIPEYLQEHGYEVIPVNPYADEILGREAYDALADVEEEIGLVDVFRPSEEVAGIVDDVLARREDRGDVAGLWLQLGITDDEALARAEDAGLLTTQDTCMKVEHGRLVG, via the coding sequence ATGCCAGTCACCGACGACGACGGCCTGCGCGAACTGCTCTCGATGGACCCCGTCGCGGTCGTCGGCTGCTCGAGCACGCCCGGCAAGGCCGCCCACGACATCCCCGAGTACCTCCAGGAACACGGCTACGAGGTGATCCCAGTGAACCCCTACGCCGACGAGATTCTCGGCCGCGAAGCGTACGACGCGCTGGCGGACGTCGAGGAGGAGATCGGACTCGTCGACGTGTTCCGTCCGAGCGAGGAGGTCGCGGGCATCGTCGACGACGTGCTGGCGCGTCGCGAGGACCGCGGCGACGTGGCGGGACTGTGGCTCCAACTCGGGATCACCGACGACGAGGCGCTCGCTCGCGCCGAGGACGCCGGCCTCCTGACGACGCAGGACACGTGTATGAAAGTCGAACACGGGCGTCTCGTGGGGTGA
- the menD gene encoding 2-succinyl-5-enolpyruvyl-6-hydroxy-3-cyclohexene-1-carboxylic-acid synthase, with translation MTASAPNRNTLWGRAVADELAAAGVDAVCVTPGSRSTPLTVAFAEHPDIHVFSHLDERASAFFALGRARRTGAVTPLVCTSGTAAANFHPAVMEAANSRVPMLLLTADRPPELRDSGANQTVDQEKLYGDAVRWYRDLPEPEADDRKLRSLRTDLARAVSTAEGTPAGPVHLNVPFRKPLEPVEVEGDVPAELPELAAEGRDDGRPFVSTTAGHPMPDERDLQRIAGALEAERGLIVAGPADPPGPDPQAVTALAHATGFPVLADPLSGLRFGSATRVAPVLGGYDGVLAGGPPDDWPDPEVVLRFGASPTSKPLRKYLAGTDARQFVVDPAGGWREAEFAATDLVVADPSRLCGALSRQVGQVGGAGGASGSDSTAWRERWEAAEAAYWGTVADEDRFFEGRVLADVVDLAPEPSTVFVSNSMPVRDADRFVAPAAKGLTMLGNRGASGIDGIVSTALGAGSATTDHLTLVTGDLAYYHDMNGLLALERCDVDATVVLIDNDGGGIFHMLPIEDFDPPFTSQFKTPHGLDFEPTGDLYDLSFARVAGEDREGFRDLYRESVARDGSDVIEVASDAEASHRVREEVTEAVADAVAERATEGE, from the coding sequence ATGACTGCCAGCGCGCCCAACCGAAACACGCTGTGGGGTCGCGCCGTCGCCGACGAACTCGCCGCGGCGGGCGTCGACGCCGTCTGCGTCACTCCCGGCTCGCGCTCGACGCCGCTGACCGTCGCGTTCGCCGAGCACCCGGACATCCACGTGTTCTCGCATCTCGACGAACGCGCGTCCGCGTTCTTCGCGCTGGGCCGCGCCCGCCGCACCGGCGCGGTGACGCCGCTGGTGTGCACCTCCGGCACCGCCGCCGCGAACTTCCACCCGGCGGTGATGGAGGCCGCGAACTCGCGGGTGCCGATGCTCCTCCTGACCGCCGACCGGCCGCCCGAACTCCGCGACTCGGGCGCGAACCAGACGGTCGACCAAGAGAAGCTGTACGGCGACGCCGTCCGCTGGTACAGGGACCTCCCCGAGCCGGAGGCCGACGACCGGAAGCTCCGATCGCTTCGCACGGACCTCGCGCGCGCCGTCTCGACGGCCGAGGGCACGCCCGCGGGCCCGGTCCACCTGAACGTCCCGTTCCGCAAGCCGCTGGAGCCCGTCGAGGTCGAGGGCGACGTGCCCGCGGAGCTCCCGGAACTGGCCGCGGAGGGCCGCGACGACGGTCGGCCGTTCGTCTCGACGACCGCGGGCCACCCGATGCCCGACGAGCGCGACCTCCAACGGATCGCGGGGGCGCTCGAGGCCGAACGCGGCCTGATCGTCGCCGGTCCCGCGGATCCGCCGGGTCCGGATCCGCAGGCAGTGACGGCGCTGGCGCACGCGACCGGGTTCCCCGTCCTCGCGGACCCGCTCTCCGGGCTGCGGTTCGGTTCGGCGACCCGAGTCGCGCCCGTCCTCGGCGGCTACGACGGCGTGCTCGCCGGCGGGCCGCCCGACGACTGGCCGGACCCCGAGGTCGTCCTCCGGTTCGGGGCCTCGCCGACCTCGAAGCCGCTGCGCAAGTATCTCGCCGGCACCGACGCCCGCCAGTTCGTCGTCGACCCCGCGGGCGGGTGGCGCGAGGCGGAGTTCGCCGCCACCGACCTCGTGGTCGCCGACCCGTCGCGGCTCTGTGGCGCGCTCTCGCGGCAGGTAGGGCAGGTCGGCGGGGCCGGGGGCGCTTCCGGCTCCGACTCGACGGCGTGGCGCGAACGCTGGGAGGCCGCCGAGGCCGCTTACTGGGGGACGGTCGCCGACGAGGACCGCTTCTTCGAGGGGCGCGTGCTCGCGGACGTGGTCGACCTCGCGCCCGAGCCCTCGACCGTGTTCGTTTCCAACTCCATGCCCGTGCGCGACGCCGACCGCTTCGTCGCGCCCGCCGCCAAGGGACTCACGATGCTCGGCAACCGCGGTGCCTCCGGCATCGATGGCATCGTCTCGACGGCGCTGGGGGCCGGATCGGCCACGACCGACCACCTGACGCTCGTCACCGGCGACCTGGCGTACTACCACGACATGAACGGCCTGCTCGCGCTGGAGCGGTGTGACGTGGACGCGACGGTCGTCCTGATCGACAACGACGGCGGCGGCATCTTCCACATGCTCCCGATCGAGGACTTCGATCCGCCGTTCACGAGCCAGTTCAAGACACCCCACGGTCTCGACTTCGAGCCCACGGGCGACCTCTACGACCTGTCGTTCGCCCGCGTCGCCGGCGAGGACCGCGAGGGCTTTCGCGATCTGTACCGCGAGAGCGTCGCACGCGACGGATCCGACGTGATCGAAGTCGCGAGCGACGCCGAGGCGAGCCATCGCGTGCGCGAGGAAGTGACCGAGGCGGTCGCCGACGCTGTGGCCGAACGCGCGACCGAGGGCGAGTGA